A segment of the Lycium ferocissimum isolate CSIRO_LF1 chromosome 5, AGI_CSIRO_Lferr_CH_V1, whole genome shotgun sequence genome:
ATGTcccattaaaatattaattaagaggattttttaattattttatctttcaTTGATATTTGGACAATCGCAATATCACTCCATAATTGATATGTTTGTAGtcttcaaaaaatattattactaagggtaaaatgaaaaaaaaaatagttttatctTGAACCTGTAAAACAAGAAATAATCCGAGATAGCTATTTTTAAAAAGCACGACTGCTAATTTGAGACGGTGGGAGTacttatataaatattattgcatGAACAAAATTTAATAACAGGAACACAGTAACCTAATAGCTAAGGTTCATAAATCAGAATCTCATCAATGCTTATCTACTTTTAGTATGGGAATgtgaagtgtttttttttttggctgagaAATGGTAATGCATTGAAATTAAAAAGCAGAGTATTTAAAGGTTATTTTTTTTGAACAGTAGAGTATTTAAAGGTTATTACAGACGGGGAATGCCAAGTTAACTGTTaagtcattcttttttttttttactgctaTTAATATCCATAAGAATCACTCTTACTGAAATgtaattgaaatgaaaaaaaaggccTGCAGATTGCCCCAACTGCAAAAACATTTACCTATACATATAATGAAGTTTAAACTTAGAGAACAACAGTGAAACTGAAACAGCTAATTTATCAATATCACTCTTGAGTAAATAAAAATGTCATTTTGGTATTGATTAATTAATACTAAGGCAATTCCAGTattgaagtttatgggttctgCGTGAATTTCTTAAcaaattactactatatataagtttCAATAGGaatttttttgtagtcctcacattcccAAAGCACCTATAGAAATCTTACATGTGGGTGTTGTGAATTGTCCttgcatattttcatttttgtctCATTCATTACTAGAGGCCACTTCCCATATGGGCTTTTATAATTGGTGTgttgtgtaatttttttaaaattctctTCTTGGTGCTTATTAGATTATTCTTCTAATCCATATTATATggtggttttaatttttatatttagttttaaataaataattatttatataactAAGCaggtattattttattttattttttaaaattacccTTATTTCCGATAAGTGAATTGTTACATAAGTAAGAAATATTAAATTGATAGCatttaattaaagatatttaaGTCTAGGAGTGAGTGATTTTTTAAACGTTGTGGCCAAACTAAAAACATCATATAATATGAACTGGGGAAGTACCCTGTAAATTATTTGTTCTTAAATTGGTATAATTTAGTTAACTTTGGCGCCAATTTTGTTTTTCAGCTGAAGCAGTTATTAGGTCTTACTTTACATTTAAACATATCTCACATAATATATTCCTCACCaacatttcctctctattattttTAACTTCCAAAATTTTGCTTCTTTAGTCATATCACATATGCTTACAatacaaaaagtaaaatttattgAATGGTGTTTTATAATATTGAAGATGAAGGTAGCATTATCAGTCAAAATTGAATTAGCTTTATAATCATGTTTGATTAACTAGGAGCTAATCCTTTTAAGCATAAAGTATATATGAAGAATTAAATTAATTCTTACAAAGTAATccttttaagcataaaataaattatgtacGACCCTTTGATATTTGCTAATTTTCATACCAAACTTGCTttctcataaatatttttttttgttaaaaattatccaattatatgacgaagaaactttaataattatgacAATTTATGGAGAAGATATTTTTAACCTGcaattacattaaattaattatgtagtAAACATATGTGACACAAATTAtacttatttgataaaaattacgtattatatttatattttgagtttgggctatatatatatatagggtttgaACCATAGGACGGGGTTCTACCGAACTCCTTCCCATGCTAGCTCCTCCCTGGATTAACTGATGCTTTATCCTCAAGTTATTGTATCGACGTGTAACGTTTCTATCAAACTAGTCCCAGCAAGTTTCTGCCTAGTGATTTCATCCAATTGTTGAGCCATCTCTAGTGTCATATAGTTTTTCCAATCTCCAACTTGACCTTTCCTCCAAAAATGCGTGTTCTCAACAGCAAAATGTGGACTGAAATGTTGCAATCCACTCTGATTCACTTCCAAGCTGCTTAAATTCTGGAAACTACAAAGCCTTATAATCTCCTGTGCAaccccttctctctcttcttccaAGGAAAAAGGCTTCCCCAagaacttggccaatttcataACACAGACAACTGGATCTTTCTTCATGTCCTCATATGTCAAGAAAATGACATTTTCTGGATTTTCCAAACTTGCCTTCCAATAACCCAATACATGATCCCAAAAGGGTCCAAAATGTGATACCCCTTTGCAGAACAGATAAAATGCATCTTCGATTGGAAAAGATGGTAGTTCTTTGAGTCTCAATTTTGTCATATAATGCCAATTTGAAACAAAAACATCTTTGGTTTCGCGAAAGACATAAACAATCTTGCAACCAGAAGACATCACAGATGCTGGTAACAAAGGGCAAGGAATGTGGGTTGCGAAAAGGCGACGTGGCAAACATGAAAACTGATAATCTTGGTAGGATCTTTCATCTTGTATGATGTACTCCAGGAAGGGGATACAATCATGGGGGCCCTTGGTAAGCAAAGGGTGAGAAGGAGAATCGAATCGAGTACGATTCATGATAGAGAAAATAAGGGCCTTGAACCATGTTGTTCCTGATTTTGGGAGTGTAGCTAGAAGAATATCAGTGGATTGAGCATTGAAGTATTGCTGCACTAACTTAACTCCTTTAACAAATGTTGGAGTTAACCAAACTGACTGGTACTGGTATACATATTCAGTGGTCCAACCTTTTTCTCTAGGAAGGTTTTTAAGCATATCACTTTCATTTTGATCTGTTTTCTTGTATTCATCTTCAAGTTGATGATGTGAACAGTGGGAAAGGGACATGAAAGCTGAAGTCTGATGAATTATAGACTGATTCAATATTTCAAATAGCTAGAATGACCACAAGGATGGAATGACAAAGTAAACTTTCTCGGAAGATTAAATAACttttattttgagttttttttttgaaactggtaactttaACTTTTGTTTTGAGTTTAATAAGCAAAACATAGTTGTTATTCCTTGTGATCTGAGGAAACTTTACTTAATTCAAGATGACTTGAGCATGTGGCCAGATGCACTTTACCACAATAGCActcaaaatatttgaattttgatttacCAAAGATTGTATACATTTTACACAAATTTGTTAGTAGTATCCTCTTTTTTCTactcttttttatatttgaatggAGATAGTTTCCTATCCATCCTTTAAagatctttttccttttttgaattGCACTCATCATTTAATGAGAGGAAATTGATTAGTCCTTAATTAACCTGTTCCTCATACCAGTCTTGAAAGTGAGCATTTACTGACCGGACAAACTTGCTATTGAGATCTCCAAAGAATCGTTTCTGGTTCATTTTCCCCAGAAGGGATGAAGATTTGATTTTTGCCTTATAATTTGTACGATTAATACTTAGATGTGCATAAATAACTAGTTCATTAGCAAAGGTAATGAACCACAACAGCGGCTTAATAGCCAAAAAAACACTAAGGTTCATTGCATCAAATCTCATCAATGCATGACAACTTCTAAAATTTGGAGAAACAACTTCTAAAATCTTGCTTTTACTGCTATTAATGTGTGACACCATTCTTTCCGGACTGGAAGTTCAACGGGATAAAATCACTTGAGAATTGCGCCAACTCAGGAGAATTATATTTGCATATGAAAAAAGTACAGATTTTAAGGAACAATGGTGAAACAAGTATTTATCTGTATGACCTGGAGCAAATCATAATGTCATTTTGATACTATTTATCCTATTTGACTAACCATTCATGCCTCAATACTATGCATAGACAGTAGGTCACTAACTTATATATGCACTGGAGCTACAGGGTATTTTATCGACAAGCAAACTTCCTATCAAACTAGTTCACAAAGTTTCTGACAAGTGATTTCATCCAGCTGTTCGGCCATCTCTACCTAATGGTTTCTCCAATCTCCAACTTGACCTTTCCACAAGAAATGCCGGTTCTCAACAAGTTATGGACTGAAATGTTGCGCCCCCGTCTGATTCCCTTCAAAACTGCTCAAATTCTCAAAGCTACAAAGCCTTACAATCTCCTGCACAatcccttctctctcttcttctaaGCAACATGGCTTATCCAAAAACTTGGCCAATTTGGTAAGGCAGACAATAGGATCTTTCTTCATGTCCTCATAAGTCAAGAAAAGTACTTTGTCTGGATTTTCCAAGCTTGCCTTCCAATAACCCAAGACATGATCCCAAAAGGGTCCAAAATGTGATACGCCTTTGCAAAACAGATCAAATGCATCTTTGATTGGAAAAGAAGGCAGTTCTTTGGAAAAGCAGGTAGTTCTTTGggtcatatttttttaaaataataccaATTTGAAACGATAACATCCTTGATCTCGCGAAATACATACACAATTTTGCAACCAGAAGACATCATAGATGCTGGTACCAGAGAGTAAGGAATGTGGGTTGCGAAAAGGCAATGTGGCGAACACGAAATCATGGTAGGGAGTTTCATCTTGTATGATGAATTCCAAGAAGGGAATGCAATCACGAGGGCTCTTGGTAAGTAAAGGGTGGAAGGAAAAATCAAGCCGGCCACGATTCATGAGGGAAAAGATAAGGGCCTTGAACCATGTTGTTCCTGATTTTGGGAAACTAGCTAGAAGAATATCTATGGGTTTAGCTTTGAAGTATTGTTGCGCCCTCTTAATTCCATTAATAGCTACTGGAGTAAGCCAAAAGGACTGGTATTGGTAAATATGTTCCATGGTCCAACCTTTTTCTTTGGGAAGGCTTGTGAGCATATCATTGTCATTTTGATCAGCTTTCTTTGTATTGATCATCGAGTTCACGCTGAGAACGATGAGAACACAACATATCCATGGAGGAGGTTGAAACTTGACAAACTCTAGACCAAGTTCGTGTTCACCAGCTCGAGTTAGTGTTGAACCCACTCATCAACAAAAGCTTGTCCCCCTTTGTTGTAAGCAAACTGAAGGGATGATCAGAAAGGATTAATCTTTTGTTGTTATGACTTTTAGCAATCAAAACTCAGCTGTCATTTGTGATCtgaagcaaaattttcataatagAGCTGATTTAAGAATGCACTTCACCATAATAATACTTCCAATATTACTTTAACTTAACTAACTATTACACAATGTAACACTGTACAATCCAATTTCCTTGCAGCATCTTTTTCCGTAATGGCTAGCACAGCATTATGTTAATCATTCGGACAACTCAATCGAGTCAAGAAAATTCCTCTTTTTATGGTCTATAAACCTACCGTACTAGCAGTCCAGCAGACAGAAGGACTGTCCAGTTAAAATATTAGCAGTTTTTAGCTAAAATTGTCCCTTATTTATGGGAGCAGGTTTATTTTGGTccttcaaataaaattttaagtatCTTTAGTCCCTTAAATTTGCTAAAATGAGCACCTTTATCCAACTAACAAAATGGACTTAAAAACTAAAGGTGGCTACCAAAAAACATTACTAGAAAGTAAATTtaccattttccaaaaaaaaaaaaaaaaaaaaaaagaaaacattacTAGAAACACGACAACTGAccaaaaaaccgacggactcgGTCAGTTTGATCCCAATAAATTTTTGTTAATCAACTCGACCGAGCTCGGTCAATGTTTTTGCTCCAACTTGTAGTCCCTACATGGCGGAAccattttgttggaaaaattataTCATGTAAAtcgataaattatttttatatatattacgtAAAATTCtctttgacttttttttttgctaacaACTATGAAAGATTACCATTAACAAACAACTATATAACACCTAGAGAGCACCTAATTCCACAATCACCTTCTAGAAAGGGTGTTATGAAAGCCTCCAACAAAACAGGAAATCCAGTTGCATCTCAATCTATGCGAAAAACCTCTACATCTGTGAGCTTTCTTTGAACAACTAAGTCTAATCTATCTATAATATATCTCTTTTAATGTGTGCAATTACttcattttttgtgtatttattttttatattttaactttttttagtAAAAGTATTGGTTCTGCCTATTGGAAAAGCATGCTATAAACACAGAAGCAATTCGAAAAACAGCTTACATCTAATCTAGACAATTAGCAATCTCAAGATACAGAATATAAACTGAAATACCTGTCTTCCAGTTCCACTGTCTTGTGTTGTGTTACTCTCTTCTGTAATTCCGGACTATATAATACTCGTGTGGGCAAGTATTTCTCTCCATCCTTTAAACAGCTTTTGCTTTCTTGAATTGCACCCATCACATGATGAGAGGAAATTAGTTAGTCCTAATTAACCTTTCCCCATCCAAGTCTTGTGCAAAGTGAGCATTTCCTGACCTGACAAACGTACTATTGAGAACTCCAAGAACCTTTTCTGGTTCATTTTCGACGGAAGGGATGAAGTTTTGATTATTGCCTTACATTTGTACGATTAATACTTAGACAATGCATAAgaacttttgattttttttactgCTATTAATATGTGTGATGTAATTCTTTATGAAATGAAAGCTCAATGGGATAAAATCACTTGACAATTGCACCAACTGCAGAACAATTATATTTGCATACAATTCATGCCTCGGGACCATGCATAGACAGTAAATCACCAACTTATACCTTGGTGCTATAGGGTTTTGTATAGACAAGCAAACTTCCTATCAAACAAGTCCACAAAGCTTCTGCCTAGTGATTTCATCCAGCTGTTCGCCCATCTCTACTGTCAGATGATTTCTCCAATCTCCAACTTGACCTTTCCTCAAGAAATGCCGGTTCTCAACAGAAAATTGTGGACTGAAATGTTGCACTCCAGTCTGATTTATTTCCAAGCTACTCAAATTCTCAAAGCTACAAAGCTTTACAATCTCCTGCACAacctcttctctctcttcttctaaGCAAAATGTCTTATCCAAGAACTTGGCCAATTTGGTAAGACAGACAATGGGATCTTTCTTCATGTTCTCGTAAGTCAAGAACAGTACCTTGTCTGGATTTTCCAAGCTTGCCTTCCAATAACCCGAGACATGATCCCAGAAGGGTCCATAATGTGACACCCCTTTGCAGAACAGATCAAATGCGTCTTCGATTGGAAAAGAAGGTAGATCTTTGActcttaattttttcatataatgcCAATTTGAAACGAGAACATCCTTGGTCTCGCGAAAAACATACACAATTTTGCTCCCGGAAGACATAACAGATGCTGGTAACAAAGAGTAAGGAATGTGGGTTGCAAGAAGGCAACGCGGCGAACACGAAATTCGATAATCTTGGTAGGAAGTTTCATCTTTTATGATTGCTTCCAAGAAGGGAATGCAATCGTGGGGGGCCTTGGTAAGTAAAGGGTGAGAGGAGAAATCGAATCGATCACGATTCATGAGGGAAAAGATAAGGGCCTTGAACCATGTTGTTCCTGATTTTGGGCAAGTAGCTAGAAGAATATCTGTGGATTGAGCTTCGAAGCGTTGTTGCGCCTTCTCAACTCCTTTAATAGCTGCCGGAGTAAACCAAAAGGACTTGTATTGGTAAAGATATTCAGTGATCCAACCTTTTTCTTTGGATAGAGCTGTGAGCATATCACTGTCATTTTGATCATCTTTCTTGTATTCATCATCGTGTTCACACTGAGAATAATGGGAACTCGACATATCCATGGAGGAGGTCGGAATCTGATAAAATCTAAACCAAAATCCGTGTTCACCAGCTCGATCCGGAGCTGCACCCACTCATCAACAAAGGGTTGTCCGTCTTTGTTATGAGATAACTGAAGGAATGATCAGAATGGTTAATTAATCTTATGTTGTTCCAAGTGTCGCAATCAATACTGCGCTATGATTTGCGATCTGAAGCAACATTTTCATAATCGAGATGATTTAAGAATGCAGTTCGCCATCATATATAATACTTCCAATATTACTTTTAACTTAGCTAGGTACTAAACAATGTAGACTGTACTATTATTATCCAATTTCCTTGCATAATTTTTCCCCCTAATGACTGGCACAGCATTAAGTTAATCATTCAGACAACAAAATCTACTCGAGGAAATTCCTATTTTTATGTTCACAAACCTACTACACTAGCAGTCCATCAGATACAAGGAGTTTCCAGTTATAACATGGAAAACTTCCATAAATGTACCCTTCGGCCAACTAGTTTACCAACATGGCCGAAGTATATACTACCTATACACTTCGgatgtatatgttatgtataggtatgtatattatatgtatatttatacacTACTTATACACTGTGTCCATATTTTGTAAAGTAGATGGTCAAATGGTATTTAGGTCTTAAAATATTTGCAACTATAAGAAAACTAGGTTGAAGATACAATTTCAGGATCCACAACTATAATGTCTCTACGGTAGAAGAAGACCGGAGTTTAATTCTACGAAATGTAACAATTATCGGACATTGAAACATCACTGCTATTTTACTTCTAATTAACGAAAGGGTTTAATTTAGGGATTTTGGATCATCAGATGAGGAATGTGGAGAGAAACAAGGATACTTACTTCTTATACTTTTTGCGACCAGATCGTCAATTTCGCCCGAGAAATAGAGAGATTCTGGAAGAACAAATGGTTTtgtcactttctcttcaacaaATCGAAAATTATTTCAAACTTTTTTTCCGGTGGTTCAACttagtgggcgtttggccataaaaattattcacttttttttctagTTTATGTACTTCTAATactgaaaacaaaataaatttatttttcaaaaaatttcaatttttttcacttttttacactacatttcacTAAAAtctataatttcaaaaactatggccaaacacaactccaacttcaaaaattccaaaaaaagtgaaaacgttTTTGATATTTATGGCCAAAGGGGCCCTTAAATTCTGCAAAAATGTTtcttcaggaaaaaaaaaatccaaacattAGACGAAAATTTACTTATACTccctcaaattatttatcattttttaattttataggctcgttaaaaaatattttttttaaaaacttttataAAAACACATTTTCACTTTTAGTATATCAAGAGACGACAATCTCTTTTTTCCTGATTTACTCGTAGTATTAATTACTAAttccaaatcattttttaaGCATGGTAAATTTGGGAGGAAATAAGATATCTTggcctcttacaatttgaatagaagaaaatgtctttttcagatctcttatgtgtaaaaaataaagatatctTGTAAAAAGgccataaaactaaaaaaaaattataaagggCCAAAAATTCATTTCTCCCGTAAATATGGAGTAAATGAGTCTCTTGCCCTCTtgcaatttgaatagaagaaaatagacTTTTCAGATCTATTATGtgtttttcagatctcttatgtgtaaaaaatgaagatctctGGCAAAAgggtcataaaactaaaaaaaaacaaaagtaaaagaCCAAACAACCATTTCTCCCGCAAATATGTACTAACAGGGGCtatgatataaaatatgtatgattttatgttaaATAAGTTGGAAtaaattgttattttaatttttagcgTTTTTCAAAGGGCATTAAAAGAAGTCTTGAAGAATACCATTTGGTCGTTTTGCTATTTATCCCGGAAGTAGTAATTCCGAGATTGTTATTCCTATAAAATTCCACGTTCCCTATTGAAGtagtattaaaaaatatattataattgcGGTATAACGAATTTTGAAATTAttaattctaaaattaaaaaatgaactaaaagtgaaaataatccTATATTTTACCCCCGAAATTGTTAATCTTCTATCCCACAAACCAATCTAACTCCCAGAAGCGTTTGGTTTAAAACTATTTTATCTTGAAATTATAGTCAGGATGATTGATTATAAGTAGATTGTAGCCAACCAATTTGTAGTCCCAACAGCTATACGAAGCTTCCAACAAACTGCAATAAGATCAACAATTCACTCCAATTAAGAATTATTTTCATTGTCCTTTTGTTTGACATATCAACAACCTCGTTCATGCCTGCTACAACCAGTAGTCAACCATCCTATATTAAAGTTGACAAATACAATAATAATGAATCACATTATATGGTTTTTGTATGTTTGATACGTAATGTACTGTATATACCCTCTACTCAAGCAACTTGGGAggcttttattttgtttcattcTATATTCGATATCCATTTTAGAATTTGGCTTAACTTGAATTTATACCAGAAAATTCCACTGTAGCACGTACGCTCTTTACCAAAAATGATTTCATCCACGGAGCTCGAATCCAATTTTCTTATTAAGAATGAAGGATACATATGAGTTATGACCCTACATAACCTTTTGGTAGTATGTTCTTTCATTTCAACCTCACTAGTCGTGGCATTATGCTAAAAAGATTCTTTTCCCACACGTCCTAAATATTTATGCTCTATGACCTAAGATGATTAAAAAGTTTCAGAATAAATACTGCAAAATTAAAGCTTGAAACTAGTAGTTTGGCGATCAATGTAAGATATCCCATTTCGGTGGTTTAAAGGATGGGTGGACTCCGTATATGGAGTTAGGCAATTCTCCTATTGGGTTGAGTTAGGTCCCAAGATCCATTCTTTACAATCAATCCATGATAACCACACATTTGAGTGagtaattattttttagttttaagaCCTCTTCCTTTTCAGttccaataaataaatagataaattgTGGCTGCTAAATTGGGCATTCCAGCTGATTAGCTATTATGTTTTATAATAACATGagtccaaaaaaaattcaaattaattgttaattagttaTTCTTACCCCCGTAGGGATCTAGTCAAATTTCAATTGGTTATTCGAACTTTCACTCACTTGTTAGtgaatccccacattgtaatcccttCCCCATTTCCTCTTCCCCaacccctatgtaataaaaacaatttatttttttttaaaaaaaagttattctTACCCCCTGGTCCACGACGGAACTTCAAACGTGCCAACTTTTTTTATTCATTGGCTCACAAGTCAGACAGAAAGAAAAGCGAGTAGCAtgaaatatttactttttttaagTAGAGCGATGCATATAAGTAATCCACAAATGGAAGAAATGGAAAGATGAATGAATAATTCAGATTGAATACAATTCTATGATAGTTGCATTGTTATCCATGTACAGTTGAAGTGGATATATATAGAATAGAATTACTTTAAAGGAAGCCATTAAAATCCAAAGGGTTAATCAATCTTTCGACACCTTTCCAAAGATTGTTTGACAAACTTGGATTGTCCAAAGGTTGTTTGACAAACTTGGATTGTCCACCAAATGGGCACGACTTAACTTAGAAATTTCAGTTAGTAGTTTATAGTTCCCATTTCCCATTTTTCAGGAGGAGTTCATCTTTTATACACCAATAATGTAAAGAAGCTTTAAACTATAAAGTTAAATTAAAGGTGGATGCAACTTTTTAATATTGGGTTGATCgaaattcaatatttttaatGCAAATCATAAttatatgtaaaaaattattaaacttACAACAAATATACGATCTAAACTCATAATTATTAGTAAAGTGCAATCCCGACTTCAACGTTAAGGACATTAAAGGTCGAATTCTTCTAACATAAATCTTGCAacgtaattaaaaaaaaatgaatcttaGGCCTAACTCAATCCCCAAAAGCTAGTTCAAATGGAGGAGGATTATCCAATTAACATAAGGAGCCCAGAGATCTCGTCCCCGTctgatatgtgatatttttcTTCATCGCcgcccaccccccccccccccccccccaactacCAAACACTATCCAGACTGTTGTACAATCATAGACAGAGGGTATTCCatcacaacccccccccccccaatcgGTCGGGGAGCCCACATCGATGCGCCTGGCTCGAATAccatgataaaaaaaattgattttgggCCTAATTTAATCCCAAAAGTTAGCTATATATAGAATAAATATTGTCCAAGTTCATATAACGACCAATTTCCTATGCATATTCGATGTGGGTGTCTTAACACTACCTATCACGCTCACACATCGTTAACTagaatgtggataatgtaatgGACTCAATATCGGTGAACCAAGAATTGGGATGAGTCTTGACTCTGATACAATAATCTTTAATTTAAGTTGACTTACGATATCCGGTAGATTTTCATGTCAAACTTGATATGATAACTTGGAAAAGAGATTAATAACAACCATAATTAATTAGATTACAACGATTGTCTTAAGAAATTGCAGTATTAGTATGTATATTAAACTCTTTTAGGGTACAGTGTAAGAAAGAAATATTGGCGTCTGACTCTTTTTGGGTGCATTTCTCAAAAGTTGAAATTCTTTTGATCTCATTTTTGTTTCCCAAATATATTTTCTATGATATGGAATTTCGCATATACTCTTGCAATGCTAAAAGCGTCCTTTCATTGGAAAAATGGTTAAGATgagacttttctttttatttctttttttacccGACAGTAATGGCCCGTGTTATACAAGTTTAAATTTGTTGTAAACATTATAGTGTATGTCCATTTTACTTAGTTTGGT
Coding sequences within it:
- the LOC132056284 gene encoding flavonol 3-sulfotransferase-like encodes the protein MSLSHCSHHQLEDEYKKTDQNESDMLKNLPREKGWTTEYVYQYQSVWLTPTFVKGVKLVQQYFNAQSTDILLATLPKSGTTWFKALIFSIMNRTRFDSPSHPLLTKGPHDCIPFLEYIIQDERSYQDYQFSCLPRRLFATHIPCPLLPASVMSSGCKIVYVFRETKDVFVSNWHYMTKLRLKELPSFPIEDAFYLFCKGVSHFGPFWDHVLGYWKASLENPENVIFLTYEDMKKDPVVCVMKLAKFLGKPFSLEEEREGVAQEIIRLCSFQNLSSLEVNQSGLQHFSPHFAVENTHFWRKGQVGDWKNYMTLEMAQQLDEITRQKLAGTSLIETLHVDTIT
- the LOC132056285 gene encoding flavonol 3-sulfotransferase-like translates to MDMSSSHYSQCEHDDEYKKDDQNDSDMLTALSKEKGWITEYLYQYKSFWFTPAAIKGVEKAQQRFEAQSTDILLATCPKSGTTWFKALIFSLMNRDRFDFSSHPLLTKAPHDCIPFLEAIIKDETSYQDYRISCSPRCLLATHIPYSLLPASVMSSGSKIVYVFRETKDVLVSNWHYMKKLRVKDLPSFPIEDAFDLFCKGVSHYGPFWDHVSGYWKASLENPDKVLFLTYENMKKDPIVCLTKLAKFLDKTFCLEEEREEVVQEIVKLCSFENLSSLEINQTGVQHFSPQFSVENRHFLRKGQVGDWRNHLTVEMGEQLDEITRQKLCGLV